The Candidatus Omnitrophota bacterium genome has a segment encoding these proteins:
- a CDS encoding flagellin, translated as MSITRINNNVAAISATRHLNATSNNLSKNIERLSSGLRINRAGDDAAGLTIRERLRTQIRGTDQAIQNAENGISMVNTTEAALDSMVSSLQRIRELAIAAGNTGTFDSAAIQAIQDEVFQQVDEVNRIATTARFSTRLLFTGDNANATSVKAGQDDIGVGISNDPNASNLRSGVSILNVIRTKEGSEKIIPYKKEDGQAIFATGIKDATDIAVTTGRFLNGANAAAYADNLSGLTFDGVSVAGSDIITFQGVLSDGITPFTGALSVSSAGGPNTMQNLMQQVQTAIDNAEIALFGGVTTDIPSTFVQTHVSLPLNTLTQAEGSGRIRFLSAKAGGTSTTTNADATAAPSQFNIQFSVISSTGDLKLRIDSTRDFVRGMDVGAQYGNTIQAITGSTFDSGNFKIDVSDVTPPNRRKLETTLTFSEPAGSIITRSTSLAGKGGAVLNGTFVNGIFTTGDNGIRFAADDTITIQGTQVDGSTFETTFTISTDPNDDADLDDARITTLGGLVDELNYRNRLAADGSARLSEGFQKAMVTLTGEGHLQLIDDIADSSQSNIFLRVQDRTYASDEQPRTMTDRAEVIIYGNPEEATISMAGGPLQRVRVGDTVVLYGEEPTKFNESQQRLTITLGAGARESIGQSIFNKGYDTVEIEAQLFYGSLNGGPQVAFQNGDTNVFFESGFSEGVAETLMLDFDNILDITGPPSNGDPNTGVAILLSTVNSALNFQVGPFKGQDLQVNIPDLRGDNLGFGRGSGKTVSDINVTTISGVNTALEIIDQALDQVSRTRSTLGAFTNRLDTTISSLSVSSENLSASESRLSDVDMASEVSNFTSNQILFQAGTSVLAQANFLPQGLLSLLG; from the coding sequence ATGAGCATTACGCGGATCAATAACAATGTTGCGGCCATCTCCGCAACCAGGCACCTCAACGCCACATCAAACAACCTATCCAAAAACATCGAACGGCTCTCCTCGGGTCTGCGCATCAACCGCGCAGGCGACGACGCCGCCGGCCTTACCATTCGCGAACGGCTGCGCACTCAAATACGCGGAACCGATCAGGCGATCCAAAACGCCGAGAATGGCATCAGCATGGTCAACACGACCGAGGCCGCCCTTGACTCTATGGTCTCCAGCCTGCAGCGCATTCGGGAATTGGCCATCGCCGCGGGCAATACGGGCACGTTCGATTCCGCCGCCATCCAGGCGATTCAGGACGAAGTCTTTCAACAGGTCGACGAGGTCAACCGCATCGCCACCACCGCCCGTTTCAGCACTCGCCTCCTCTTCACGGGCGACAACGCCAACGCCACCAGCGTCAAGGCGGGCCAGGACGATATCGGCGTCGGCATTTCCAACGATCCCAACGCCAGCAATCTCCGGTCCGGCGTTTCCATATTGAATGTCATCCGAACCAAAGAAGGTTCGGAAAAAATTATTCCTTATAAAAAAGAGGATGGGCAGGCCATCTTCGCCACCGGCATCAAGGACGCCACGGACATCGCCGTGACGACGGGACGATTCCTCAACGGCGCCAACGCCGCCGCTTACGCGGACAATTTGAGCGGCCTGACCTTCGACGGCGTTTCCGTCGCCGGTTCGGACATTATCACCTTCCAAGGCGTTCTTTCCGACGGAATCACCCCCTTTACGGGCGCTTTGAGCGTCAGCAGCGCCGGCGGTCCCAATACGATGCAAAACCTGATGCAACAGGTCCAAACCGCCATCGACAACGCGGAAATCGCTCTCTTCGGCGGCGTGACGACGGACATTCCCAGCACCTTCGTGCAAACGCACGTCAGCCTTCCTCTGAATACGCTTACCCAAGCGGAAGGCAGCGGACGCATCCGCTTCCTCAGCGCCAAAGCGGGCGGCACCAGCACGACGACCAACGCTGACGCGACGGCCGCTCCCTCTCAATTCAACATTCAATTCAGCGTCATCAGTTCGACCGGCGATTTGAAACTCAGGATCGATTCCACCCGCGATTTCGTCAGAGGTATGGATGTCGGCGCGCAATACGGCAATACCATCCAAGCCATCACCGGTTCCACCTTCGATAGCGGCAACTTCAAGATCGACGTCTCCGACGTAACGCCGCCCAACCGCCGCAAACTCGAAACGACGCTAACCTTCAGCGAACCCGCCGGCTCCATCATCACCCGCTCGACCAGTCTGGCGGGTAAAGGCGGCGCCGTTTTGAATGGAACCTTCGTCAACGGAATCTTCACGACGGGCGACAACGGCATCCGCTTCGCCGCCGACGACACCATCACGATTCAGGGAACCCAGGTGGACGGCAGCACCTTCGAAACCACGTTCACCATATCCACGGATCCCAATGACGACGCCGATCTCGACGACGCGAGGATTACCACTCTCGGCGGCTTGGTCGACGAATTGAACTATCGCAACCGCCTCGCTGCCGACGGCTCGGCCCGGCTCAGCGAAGGTTTTCAAAAGGCGATGGTCACTCTGACGGGAGAGGGCCATCTCCAGCTGATCGACGATATCGCCGACAGTTCTCAATCCAACATTTTCTTGCGCGTCCAGGACCGCACGTACGCCTCGGACGAACAACCCCGAACGATGACGGACCGCGCCGAGGTCATCATTTACGGCAATCCGGAAGAGGCGACCATTTCCATGGCGGGCGGGCCGCTCCAACGCGTGAGAGTTGGCGACACCGTTGTCTTGTACGGCGAAGAACCGACCAAATTCAACGAGTCTCAGCAGCGCCTGACCATCACCCTCGGTGCAGGCGCCCGCGAATCCATCGGCCAATCCATTTTCAATAAGGGTTACGACACGGTGGAAATCGAAGCCCAACTCTTCTACGGTTCGCTCAACGGCGGTCCTCAGGTCGCTTTCCAGAACGGCGATACGAATGTCTTCTTCGAAAGCGGCTTCAGCGAAGGCGTGGCGGAAACCTTGATGCTTGACTTCGACAATATTCTGGACATCACGGGACCGCCCAGCAACGGCGATCCTAATACCGGCGTCGCCATCCTGCTCTCCACAGTCAACAGCGCTCTCAATTTCCAAGTCGGTCCCTTCAAAGGACAAGATTTGCAAGTCAATATCCCCGATCTGCGCGGAGACAACCTCGGCTTCGGCCGCGGCAGCGGGAAAACCGTCTCCGACATCAACGTTACCACCATCAGCGGCGTCAACACCGCCCTGGAAATCATCGACCAGGCGCTCGACCAGGTCAGCCGCACCCGTTCCACCCTCGGCGCTTTCACCAACCGGCTCGATACGACCATCTCCAGCCTCTCGGTCAGTTCGGAGAACCTCTCGGCTTCTGAATCGCGCCTGAGCGACGTCGACATGGCGTCAGAAGTCTCCAACTTCACTTCCAATCAGATTCTATTCCAAGCAGGCACTTCCGTCCTCGCGCAGGCCAACTTCCTGCCGCAAGGATTACTCTCGCTTCTCGGCTAA